Genomic segment of Sulfolobales archaeon:
TCAGCCCTAGACGTTACGATCCAGGCGGAGATAGTGGATCTATTGAATGAGATTAGAAAGGAGACAGGGTCCTCGATAATCTTTATAACACATGATCTAGCATTACTGCTTGAGATAGCAGATAGGATCATGATAATGTATGCTGGAAAAGTAGCTGAGATAGGGAGGGCTGAGGAGATAGCTAAGGATCCTCTACACCCATATACAAAGGCCTTGCTAGCATCCCTTAGATATGAGAGGAAGAAGAGGCTCCAATCAATCCCCGGATCTATACCCAGCCTCATAAACCCGCCCCCAGGCTGTAGATTCCATCCAAGATGTCAATTTGCCATGGATATATGCTCGAAAAAAGATCCTGTTTTAATAAATAAGGGCGGTAGGATCGTTTCGTGCTTCCTCTACGGTGATGAATATGGAGGCGATACTAAGCGTTAGAGGAGTTGTAAAATATTTCCCAGTATCGGTGGGGTTTCTAGGTTCTAAGAGATATGTTAGAGCTGTTGATGGCGTAGATCTGGATCTATATGATGGCGAGGTTCTAGCACTTGTAGGCGAGAGCGGATCTGGGAAGACAACGCTTGGAAGGATCATAGCTGGGCTCTTAAAACCAGATCGTGGGAGCGTTCTCTATAGAGGCGTGGACATATATGAGGGGAGGAGTGTTAGGAGGGAGATTAGAAATAAGATCCAGGCTGTCTTCCAGAACCCAGATAGCAGCCTAAATCCAAGGCTACAGATCTTCGATATAGTTGGGGAAGCGATATTAAGTAGAGAACCAGGGGCTTCGAAGGAGGAGGTGTTGGATAAAGCTATAAAGCTTTTAAAGATGGTAGGCCTTGTAGAGGATCATATCTTTAAATACCCCCACGAGCTCTCAGGGGGTGAGAGGCAGAGAGTCGCAATCGCTAGGGCTATAGCTATGGAGCCTGAAATCCTCGTCGCAGATGAGATCGTATCCGCCCTAGACGTCTCTGTTAGAGCGCAGATCATGAACCTACTGATGGATCTTAAAGAGAAGCTTGGTCTTAGCATAATATTTATCACACATGATATGGGGCTTGTGTGGAGCATATCTGATAGAGTTGCCATCATGTATCTAGGCAAGATAGTCGAGGTCGGCCCTACAGAGGTGATCTTCAAGAGACCTGGGCACCCATATACAAAAATGCTCCTATACTCATCACCAATACTAGCTTCAACAGAGGCATATAAAGATCCGATGTATAAAGCTAGAGGCGAACCCCCAAGCCCTATAGACCCTCCAAAGGGCTGTAGATTTATAACTAGATGCCCAATAGCAATTGATGAATGCTCCAAAGAGCATCCAGAGCTTAGAGAGGTCTCCAAAGATCACATGGTTGCATGCATCAGATACACCAGCAATACCGGTTTTGAAAGACAGGTATTTCAATAGCTTTTAATCCTGCTAAACTATACTATCTGCGGGCTCCTCTATGGTGTCTGGTCTATCGAGGATTGCTCTTGCAGGGATTGTTATAGCTGTTGTTGTTATAGCTATAGCAGCGTCTATAATCATGCTACAGCAAGCCCCTAGCCAGGCTGGGGCAGGGGTTCAGACAACAGCTAGAACAGAGGCTAGGGGAGTGACACAGATAGTAACAACACCGCAGCAAACAATAACCTCTAAAAAAGATATACTTAAAATAGCAATAGGAACAGATCTAGACACAGTAGATCCTCATGGACAAACAACGACAACAGTGCAGAATGTGGTTAGGCATGTATATGAAACCCTTCTATGGTTCGATGATAAGGGCAATGTCATCCCATGGCTTGCTGAGAGGTGGGAGGTATCGCCAGATGGTCTTAGCTATACATTCTACCTTAGAAAGGGCGTTAGATTCC
This window contains:
- a CDS encoding ATP-binding cassette domain-containing protein, translating into MEAILSVRGVVKYFPVSVGFLGSKRYVRAVDGVDLDLYDGEVLALVGESGSGKTTLGRIIAGLLKPDRGSVLYRGVDIYEGRSVRREIRNKIQAVFQNPDSSLNPRLQIFDIVGEAILSREPGASKEEVLDKAIKLLKMVGLVEDHIFKYPHELSGGERQRVAIARAIAMEPEILVADEIVSALDVSVRAQIMNLLMDLKEKLGLSIIFITHDMGLVWSISDRVAIMYLGKIVEVGPTEVIFKRPGHPYTKMLLYSSPILASTEAYKDPMYKARGEPPSPIDPPKGCRFITRCPIAIDECSKEHPELREVSKDHMVACIRYTSNTGFERQVFQ